DNA from Thermococcus argininiproducens:
GTTGTAAGGTAAATTGTAGTTGGCCCATCAGCTCCACCAATAATCCCTATTGAAGCTGCTTCTTGGGGGTTAAAACCTAAAGCAACGGCTGTAAGCATTGCAATGAAAACACCTATCTGAGCTGCTGCACCAAGTAAAGCCGTTTTTGGATCAGCAATCATTGGTCCGAAATCTGTCATTGCTCCCAATCCAAAGAATATCAGCAATGGCACTATTTCTGTATCGATGAGGTAGTGCTTGATAAGATAAAACAACCCTGGATGATGAGGATCAGCACTCAAAATTCCTGTTAATGGAAGGTTTACCAATACAGCACTAATCCCAATTGGGAGCAATAACAAGGGTTCCATTTCATACCTTATGGCCAGATACATTAAGGTAAACCCAACTAAGATCATTATTACATTTCCTATTGTTAGATGAAAAAGACCAATATTAGTAAAAAAGTCAACTATTGCTTGCTCCAATCCCATTCTCCATCACCCAAGTTCTATCAATGCTTGTCCTGTGTCAACTGTATCTCCTTCCTTAACAAGAATTCTCTTTACAACTCCCTCACTAGGGGAAGGGATCTCATTTTCCATTTTCATGGCTTCCAAAATAAGAAGTCCTTGGCCCAATTTGACCTGCTCTCCTTCCCTAACGAGAATTTTCAAGATCTTACCTGGCATTGGAGCAGTGACTACGCCTTCCCCACTAACAGAGGGTGTAGGAGCGCTAGGCACTTCAACTGGAGCTGCGGGAGTTGGGGCCGAAGGAAGAGATGGTGCAGGTGCAGAGGGTACACTTACACTTTGAGCAGGTGCTTGAAATACACCCATCGGAATTCCAAGATCTTTAGCTTCTACATCATAGCTTTCTCCCTCAAAGCTGACTTTAAACCTTCCTCCTCCAAGTTCTTCAACTTCAACTTCATAAAGAACACCATCAACAATGACCTTGACTTTACCTTTCATCCTCACCATGCCCCCATTTCATAATTAAAGTTTTCAACTTCCTCTATTTGAGATTGAACACCATATAAACGCCAAGCGTCTGAAGGTTTTTTCTTAAAGGGTAACGGCCTGAGTTGGGCATTTTTCTCAGCTACATAGGCCAAAATTGCTGCAGTAATAATTGCAAGCTTCTTTGGTTCGATAGAGGGTCTCTTTTCCTCCACTTTAACTTCTTCCTTAGGTTTTGGTGGAGTCTCAATAACTTGCCTTTCTTTCTCAATTAATGTCCTTTCCAAGTACCCAATACCATACATTGCTAATGCCAAAATGCTCAGCACTAAGAAAACCACGGTTACTCCTAAAATAGTAATATAAAGGCCCTCAAGGAAAAATTCCCAAGTAACCATTTTTTGCACCTCACAATGGTATGTTACCGTGTTTCTTTGGTGGGAGTTTAACCCTCTTACTCTCTAAGGCCTCAAGGGCCATTATGATCTTACCTCTAGTTTCTGCGGGGTCAATGACATCATCAATATAACCCCTGCTCGCAGCAACGTATGGATTGGCAAATCTCTCCCTGTAATCTCTGATCTTTTGTTGCCTAACTTCCTCTGGATTTTCGGCTTTAGCAATTTCTTTCCTGAAGATGATATTTGCCGCACCTTCTGGGCCCATAACTGCTATCTCTGCTGTTGGCCAGGCAAAAACAAAGTCTGCTCCAAGGTGTTTGCTTCCCATTGCAAGATAAGCTCCACCATAAGCCTTTCTTAAGATAATTGTGACCATTGGGACTGTTGCCTCTGAATAAGCGTATAAAACCTTAGCACCATGTCTAATGATTCCTCCATACTCCTGTTGCACTCCCGGAAGATATCCCGGAACATCCACAAGGGTAACTATTGGAATGTTAAATGCATCACAGGTTCTTACAAACCTTGCAATCTTATCTGAACTGTCAATATCAAGAACACCTGCCAAGTGGATTGGGTTATTGGCAATGACCCCCACTGTTTGACCGTTCATTCTTCCAAAACCCACCACTGCATTTGGAGCGAAATATGGCAGAATTTCAAGGAAATCAGGGTTTCCGTTTGCATCTCTATCTACAATTTCATAAATAACTTGCCTAACGTCATACCCCTTGTTTGGATCATCCGGAACAATCTCGTAAAGTTTTTCACTCTTTCTAAATGGTGGATCATTGGTCGGAAACCTTGGTGGCTTCTCCATATTGTTTGATGGGAGATACCCCACAAGCCTTCTGATTAGCATAAGAACTTCCTCATCACTTTTAGCGATCAAATGAGCTTGGCCACTTTTTTGAGCATGAATCATACCACCACCAAGTTGAACTGGAGATACTTCTACTCCAGTGACTGCTTTAACTACCTGGGGTCCTGTGATAAACATGAAAGTCGCTGGATTCTCAACCATCAGAATAAAATCACCAATTGCTGGGCTGTATACTGCACCACCCGCACATGGACCCATGATAGCGGTTATTTGTGGAACAACACCACTCAAAATAGTATTCAT
Protein-coding regions in this window:
- a CDS encoding acetyl-CoA carboxylase biotin carboxyl carrier protein subunit; this encodes MKGKVKVIVDGVLYEVEVEELGGGRFKVSFEGESYDVEAKDLGIPMGVFQAPAQSVSVPSAPAPSLPSAPTPAAPVEVPSAPTPSVSGEGVVTAPMPGKILKILVREGEQVKLGQGLLILEAMKMENEIPSPSEGVVKRILVKEGDTVDTGQALIELG
- a CDS encoding OadG family protein, with product MVTWEFFLEGLYITILGVTVVFLVLSILALAMYGIGYLERTLIEKERQVIETPPKPKEEVKVEEKRPSIEPKKLAIITAAILAYVAEKNAQLRPLPFKKKPSDAWRLYGVQSQIEEVENFNYEMGAW
- a CDS encoding carboxyl transferase domain-containing protein — its product is MSMEEKVNELHKKKEKILEMGGEAKVQKQHEKGKLTARERIEKLLDPGSFVEIGMFVKHRNTEFGLDKMELPADGVVTGYGTIDGRLVFVFAQDFTVMGGSLGEMHAAKIKRVMELALEAGAPIIGLNDSGGARIQEGVDALKGYGEIFKMNTILSGVVPQITAIMGPCAGGAVYSPAIGDFILMVENPATFMFITGPQVVKAVTGVEVSPVQLGGGMIHAQKSGQAHLIAKSDEEVLMLIRRLVGYLPSNNMEKPPRFPTNDPPFRKSEKLYEIVPDDPNKGYDVRQVIYEIVDRDANGNPDFLEILPYFAPNAVVGFGRMNGQTVGVIANNPIHLAGVLDIDSSDKIARFVRTCDAFNIPIVTLVDVPGYLPGVQQEYGGIIRHGAKVLYAYSEATVPMVTIILRKAYGGAYLAMGSKHLGADFVFAWPTAEIAVMGPEGAANIIFRKEIAKAENPEEVRQQKIRDYRERFANPYVAASRGYIDDVIDPAETRGKIIMALEALESKRVKLPPKKHGNIPL